Proteins found in one Herbiconiux sp. A18JL235 genomic segment:
- a CDS encoding NUDIX domain-containing protein, protein MTDPTSPTPASILVSAAVITDASGRLLLVRKAGTTAFMQPGGKPEPDETPAETLVRELEEELGLRIDPAALGSLGRFTASAANEPGFLVVADVFTVDIGTQHPVAAAEIAELRWASAESAAAEALDVAPLAREYFLR, encoded by the coding sequence GTGACCGACCCCACCTCCCCCACCCCCGCGAGCATCCTCGTCTCCGCCGCCGTCATCACGGATGCGTCGGGCAGGCTGCTGCTCGTGCGCAAGGCGGGCACCACCGCGTTCATGCAGCCCGGCGGCAAGCCGGAGCCGGATGAGACCCCGGCCGAGACCCTCGTACGCGAACTCGAGGAGGAGCTCGGATTGCGGATCGACCCCGCCGCACTCGGATCACTCGGGCGGTTCACGGCCTCAGCGGCGAACGAGCCGGGGTTCCTGGTGGTCGCCGACGTGTTCACCGTCGACATCGGCACGCAGCATCCCGTCGCCGCCGCCGAGATCGCGGAGCTGCGGTGGGCGAGCGCCGAGTCGGCCGCGGCCGAGGCGCTCGACGTGGCGCCGCTCGCGCGCGAGTACTTCCTGCGCTGA
- a CDS encoding LacI family DNA-binding transcriptional regulator — protein MMARATIHDVAAAAGVSVATVSKAVNGRYGVASETAVRVLEAVERLGYESSLVASSMRSRRTGVIGVLVADFEPFSAEILKGVGVGLKGSRYDLLAYSGSRQGDGEGWERRSLSRLSGTLIDGAILVTPTVVNAAAEIPVVAVDPHTGRADLPTVEADSRGGAVEATTALVELGHRRIGFIAGRPDLTSSRLRDAGYRDALSAAGIPFDPALVRVGFYDADTARSAAHDLLTQTERPTAVFAANDLSAMALIEVAQGLGLDVPGDLSVIGFDDVPEASRLALPLTTVRQPMQSIGQAAARMLMTLMAGDELTSTHLLLPTRLVQRATTAPPRSPQP, from the coding sequence ATGATGGCGAGGGCGACGATCCACGACGTCGCCGCGGCGGCGGGCGTCTCGGTGGCGACGGTGTCGAAGGCCGTGAACGGCCGCTACGGCGTCGCGAGCGAGACAGCGGTGCGCGTGCTCGAGGCGGTGGAGCGGCTCGGCTACGAGTCGAGCCTCGTGGCGAGCAGCATGCGCTCGCGGCGCACCGGCGTGATCGGGGTGCTGGTCGCCGACTTCGAGCCGTTCAGCGCCGAAATCCTCAAGGGCGTCGGTGTGGGGCTGAAGGGCTCGCGCTACGACCTGCTGGCCTACAGCGGCTCCCGCCAGGGCGACGGAGAGGGATGGGAGCGGCGCTCGCTCAGCAGGCTGAGCGGCACCCTCATCGACGGTGCCATCCTGGTGACGCCCACGGTCGTGAACGCCGCGGCCGAGATCCCCGTGGTGGCGGTCGACCCGCACACCGGGCGGGCCGACCTGCCCACCGTCGAGGCCGACAGCCGCGGCGGTGCCGTCGAGGCCACCACCGCCCTCGTCGAACTCGGGCACCGGCGCATCGGCTTCATCGCCGGCCGACCCGACCTCACCTCGTCGAGGCTGCGCGACGCCGGCTACCGCGACGCGCTGTCGGCGGCGGGCATCCCGTTCGATCCCGCGCTCGTGCGGGTGGGCTTCTACGACGCCGACACCGCCCGCAGCGCGGCGCACGACCTGCTCACGCAGACGGAACGGCCCACCGCCGTGTTCGCGGCCAACGACCTGTCGGCCATGGCGCTCATCGAGGTGGCCCAGGGGCTCGGCCTCGACGTGCCCGGCGACCTCTCGGTGATCGGCTTCGACGACGTGCCGGAGGCCTCCCGCCTCGCACTGCCACTCACCACCGTGCGGCAGCCGATGCAGAGCATCGGGCAGGCCGCCGCCCGCATGCTCATGACGCTCATGGCCGGAGACGAGCTGACCTCGACCCACCTGCTGCTGCCGACGCGACTGGTGCAGCGCGCGACGACCGCACCGCCGCGGTCGCCGCAGCCCTGA
- a CDS encoding Rho termination factor N-terminal domain-containing protein, translating to MPGKSTPQIKDQKLYEELRDEGNSKQKSARIANAAAAKGRSAVGKKGGKSGSYDDWTVPELKKRAKEIGLTGYSGMRKAELVEALRDS from the coding sequence ATGCCGGGCAAGAGCACGCCGCAGATCAAAGACCAGAAGCTCTACGAAGAGCTGCGCGACGAGGGCAACTCGAAGCAGAAGTCGGCACGCATCGCCAACGCCGCTGCCGCCAAGGGCCGCTCTGCGGTGGGGAAGAAAGGGGGGAAGTCGGGCTCGTACGACGACTGGACCGTGCCGGAGCTGAAGAAGCGCGCCAAGGAGATCGGCCTCACGGGCTACTCCGGCATGCGCAAGGCCGAGCTGGTCGAGGCCCTCCGAGACTCGTGA
- a CDS encoding family 43 glycosylhydrolase yields MGRYRNPVLPGCHPDPSICRVGDDFYLVTSSFEYLPGLPLHTSTNLVDWSPLGHALHRPGQLDLGGLASSRGLYAPTIRHHDDTFFVVCTVVGPDDGGWAGRTGHFVVTARDAAGPWSDPVWIDGVGGFDPSLTFDGDRVWLVGTEPMAEPRWRGHTGVWLVELDPGSLQPLGAPAVIWEGAMLGAVWAEGPHVLPRPGGGWMLVAAEGGTARDHAVCVAYADSITGPYEGDPGNPRLSHRDLGGTAAIASVGHADLVDDGAGRTWATVLATRLTEGADGLLGRQTHLVPVGWEERRPVFAPGIGRVGEVVEAEGVPDQLPPAEEFGDGFASGRFDAAWNGVGRHPEEFASFLDLGAEGWAVSLDGGAEPSSLAPQSFLGRRLPAADADVTLTLELPGPHMRAGLLLRTSELAHLELGLNGAGRVSCVLTDDGVPTTLGDGQLNGLSRGEAVELTVEIRGLGLRAFVDGTFVVEADTSPLVPNPASGFVGVWVGPVAVGAPEDRVRVREVVITPR; encoded by the coding sequence ATGGGCCGCTACCGCAACCCCGTCCTGCCCGGTTGCCACCCCGACCCGAGCATCTGCCGGGTGGGCGACGACTTCTACCTCGTGACCTCGAGCTTCGAGTACCTGCCGGGGCTGCCCCTCCACACCTCGACGAACCTCGTCGACTGGTCGCCCCTCGGCCACGCCCTGCACCGGCCCGGCCAGCTCGACCTCGGCGGCCTGGCGTCGTCGCGCGGACTCTACGCCCCCACCATCCGCCACCACGACGACACCTTCTTCGTGGTGTGCACGGTGGTGGGTCCGGATGACGGCGGCTGGGCGGGCCGCACCGGGCACTTCGTCGTCACCGCACGAGACGCGGCGGGCCCGTGGAGCGACCCGGTGTGGATCGACGGCGTCGGCGGCTTCGACCCCTCGCTCACCTTCGACGGCGACCGCGTCTGGCTCGTCGGCACCGAGCCGATGGCCGAACCCCGCTGGCGGGGCCACACCGGGGTGTGGCTGGTCGAGCTCGACCCCGGCTCGCTGCAGCCGCTCGGCGCTCCCGCGGTCATCTGGGAGGGCGCGATGCTCGGCGCCGTGTGGGCCGAGGGCCCCCACGTCCTCCCCCGGCCGGGCGGCGGCTGGATGCTCGTCGCGGCCGAGGGAGGAACCGCCCGCGACCACGCGGTGTGCGTCGCCTACGCCGACTCGATCACCGGCCCGTACGAGGGCGACCCCGGCAACCCGCGGCTGAGCCACCGCGACCTCGGTGGCACGGCGGCGATCGCCTCCGTCGGACACGCCGACCTGGTCGACGACGGCGCCGGGCGCACCTGGGCCACCGTGCTCGCCACCCGGCTGACCGAGGGGGCCGACGGGCTGCTCGGCCGGCAGACGCACCTCGTGCCCGTGGGGTGGGAGGAGCGTCGGCCGGTGTTCGCGCCAGGGATCGGGCGGGTGGGCGAGGTCGTCGAGGCGGAGGGGGTTCCCGACCAGCTGCCGCCCGCGGAGGAGTTCGGCGACGGTTTCGCGAGCGGGCGGTTCGATGCGGCGTGGAACGGGGTGGGGCGGCACCCGGAGGAGTTCGCCTCGTTCCTCGACCTCGGGGCCGAGGGGTGGGCGGTGAGCCTCGACGGCGGGGCCGAGCCGTCGTCGCTCGCACCGCAGTCGTTCCTCGGGCGCCGCCTGCCCGCCGCCGACGCCGATGTGACCCTCACGCTCGAGCTTCCCGGTCCCCACATGCGGGCGGGTCTGCTGCTGCGCACGAGCGAGCTCGCCCACCTCGAGCTCGGCCTCAACGGCGCCGGCCGGGTGAGCTGCGTGCTCACCGACGACGGGGTGCCGACGACGCTCGGTGACGGACAGCTGAACGGCCTTTCGCGGGGTGAGGCGGTGGAGCTGACGGTGGAGATCCGCGGCCTGGGCCTCCGCGCGTTCGTAGACGGGACGTTCGTCGTCGAAGCCGACACCTCTCCGCTGGTGCCGAACCCCGCATCCGGGTTCGTCGGGGTGTGGGTGGGGCCGGTGGCCGTAGGGGCGCCCGAAGACCGGGTGCGGGTGCGCGAGGTCGTCATCACCCCGCGATGA
- a CDS encoding SDR family NAD(P)-dependent oxidoreductase, giving the protein MPEQTPAIDPADLATTLRVLESMAGLDEEHPDFVAVRHATARMFKAVKRVRRREIRAAVAAADKAVIAATATGAADRIDDETRGIPISASTTAATAGTLVKSRACYICKQHYTLVDAFYHQLCPDCAALNHAKREARTDLSGKRALLTGGRAKIGMYIALRLLRDGAHTTITTRFPRDAVRRFTSLPDSADWLHRLKVVGIDLRDPAQVVALAEEVAGAGSLDILINNATQTVRRSPGAYQPLVDAELAPLPDGPLPELATFGHTNDPHPQALERSVSAHPILAAAASRAEALTEQAMTAGSSSLERLAAGTAIDAGGLIPDLHDVNSWTQSVDDVDPLEMLEVQLANTTAPFLLVSKLRASLAASEARRTYVVNVSAMEGVFNRGYKGPGHPHTNMAKAAVNMLTRTSSRELFETDSILMTSVDTGWITDERPHPTKVRLAEEGFHAPLDLVDGAARVYDPIVRGEAGEDLFGVFLKDYRPGAW; this is encoded by the coding sequence GTGCCCGAACAGACCCCCGCCATCGACCCGGCCGACCTCGCCACCACCCTCCGGGTGCTCGAGAGCATGGCCGGCCTCGACGAGGAGCACCCTGATTTCGTGGCCGTGCGCCACGCCACCGCCCGCATGTTCAAGGCGGTGAAGCGGGTGCGCCGGCGCGAGATCCGTGCGGCCGTGGCCGCGGCCGACAAGGCGGTCATCGCCGCGACCGCCACGGGCGCCGCCGATCGCATCGACGACGAGACCCGCGGCATCCCGATCAGCGCCTCCACCACGGCGGCCACCGCCGGAACCCTGGTGAAGTCGCGCGCCTGCTACATCTGCAAGCAGCACTACACGCTCGTCGACGCCTTCTACCATCAGCTCTGCCCCGACTGCGCAGCCCTCAACCACGCCAAGCGCGAGGCCCGCACCGATCTCAGCGGCAAGCGCGCGCTGCTCACCGGCGGCCGCGCGAAGATCGGCATGTACATCGCGCTCCGCCTCTTGCGCGACGGCGCCCACACCACGATCACCACCCGCTTCCCGCGCGACGCGGTGCGCCGTTTCACGAGCCTCCCCGACTCGGCCGACTGGCTCCACCGCCTCAAGGTGGTGGGGATCGACCTGCGCGACCCGGCCCAGGTGGTGGCGCTCGCCGAGGAGGTGGCGGGTGCGGGCAGCCTCGACATCCTCATCAACAACGCCACGCAGACGGTGCGGCGCTCGCCCGGTGCCTACCAGCCGCTGGTGGATGCGGAGCTCGCGCCCCTGCCCGACGGCCCGCTCCCCGAGCTGGCCACCTTCGGCCACACCAACGACCCGCACCCGCAGGCCCTCGAGCGCTCGGTCTCGGCCCACCCCATCCTCGCCGCCGCGGCGTCGCGGGCGGAGGCGCTCACCGAGCAGGCGATGACCGCCGGGTCGAGCTCGCTCGAGCGCCTCGCCGCCGGCACCGCGATCGACGCGGGCGGGCTCATCCCCGACCTGCACGACGTGAACTCGTGGACGCAGTCGGTCGACGACGTCGACCCGCTCGAGATGCTCGAGGTGCAGCTCGCCAACACCACGGCCCCGTTCCTCCTGGTGTCGAAGTTGCGCGCCTCGCTCGCGGCGAGCGAAGCCCGCCGCACCTACGTGGTGAACGTGAGCGCGATGGAGGGCGTGTTCAACCGCGGCTACAAGGGCCCAGGCCACCCGCACACCAACATGGCGAAGGCCGCCGTGAACATGCTCACCCGCACGAGCTCCCGCGAGCTGTTCGAGACCGACTCCATCCTCATGACGAGCGTCGACACCGGCTGGATCACGGATGAGCGCCCGCACCCCACGAAGGTGCGGCTCGCCGAGGAGGGCTTCCACGCCCCGCTCGATCTCGTCGACGGCGCAGCGCGGGTCTACGACCCGATCGTGCGCGGTGAGGCGGGCGAAGACCTGTTCGGCGTCTTCCTGAAGGACTACCGGCCCGGCGCCTGGTGA
- a CDS encoding acyltransferase yields MSSAASTTSSIDLSKRDLTLDLARVFCVLLVVLIHLLMVGVGIGPDGQVEVSRPLEEQWWFAPVTWAGQIMPLFFVVGGFASLTAWRSLVRRGGTGADYVRSRVLRLAQPALPLFIFYAVVIGGARLIGIDPQLVELAVTGAASPLWFLAAYTLCQALVPLMAHWHATAPKATLLVLLAGAIVVDVIRYSVGIDAIGLANLFFVWLLVQQLGFWYADGWFAARRWWTLVAIAIVAYASLVPMTVVGPYADDMLTNLNPPTLPLVALAVAQACILKLLRPALARLMNTHAARAVVFLVGTRLMTIYLWHLPVILMLSGLALLVPFASPEPASLAWWWTRPVMFVLVMAAVFGLSFVVGRWEAPREVGPTPRTWVVAVATVLAFLPPFAVMEFFMDLPIAIAGSVLLAVAVFMLGRWRAAAPEVPATSATSASAASAAGRADARLGTTTPHSHSGPVSS; encoded by the coding sequence ATGAGCAGCGCGGCCTCTACGACCTCGTCGATCGACCTCTCGAAGCGTGACCTCACGCTCGACCTGGCGCGCGTGTTCTGCGTGCTCCTGGTGGTGCTGATCCACCTCCTCATGGTCGGCGTCGGCATCGGTCCCGACGGTCAGGTGGAGGTGTCGCGCCCGCTCGAGGAGCAGTGGTGGTTCGCGCCCGTCACCTGGGCGGGCCAGATCATGCCGCTGTTCTTCGTGGTGGGTGGTTTCGCGTCGCTGACCGCGTGGCGCAGCCTCGTGCGTCGCGGCGGCACCGGTGCCGACTACGTGCGCAGCCGTGTGCTGCGCCTCGCGCAGCCCGCCCTCCCGCTGTTCATCTTCTACGCCGTCGTCATCGGCGGCGCCCGTCTCATCGGCATCGACCCGCAGCTGGTCGAGCTGGCCGTCACCGGCGCCGCGTCGCCCCTGTGGTTCCTCGCCGCCTACACGCTCTGCCAGGCGCTCGTGCCGCTCATGGCGCACTGGCACGCGACGGCGCCCAAGGCGACCCTCCTGGTGCTGCTGGCCGGGGCCATCGTGGTCGACGTCATCCGCTACAGCGTGGGCATCGACGCCATCGGCCTCGCGAACCTGTTCTTCGTCTGGTTGCTCGTGCAGCAGCTCGGCTTCTGGTATGCCGACGGCTGGTTCGCCGCGCGGCGGTGGTGGACGCTCGTGGCCATCGCGATCGTCGCCTACGCCTCGCTCGTGCCGATGACCGTGGTGGGGCCCTACGCCGACGACATGCTCACCAACCTCAACCCGCCCACGCTGCCGCTGGTGGCGCTCGCGGTGGCTCAGGCGTGCATCCTGAAGCTGTTGCGGCCGGCGCTCGCCCGGCTCATGAACACGCACGCGGCGCGGGCTGTGGTGTTCCTCGTCGGCACGCGGTTGATGACGATCTACCTGTGGCACCTGCCGGTCATCCTCATGCTCTCGGGTCTGGCCCTGCTGGTTCCGTTCGCGAGCCCCGAGCCGGCGAGCCTCGCCTGGTGGTGGACGCGCCCCGTCATGTTCGTGCTGGTCATGGCCGCCGTGTTCGGGCTGTCGTTCGTGGTGGGCCGTTGGGAGGCTCCGCGCGAGGTGGGGCCGACCCCGCGCACCTGGGTGGTCGCGGTGGCGACGGTGCTCGCGTTCCTGCCGCCGTTCGCGGTGATGGAGTTCTTCATGGACCTGCCGATCGCCATCGCCGGCAGCGTGCTGCTCGCCGTCGCCGTGTTCATGTTGGGGCGGTGGCGGGCGGCGGCGCCCGAGGTGCCTGCGACTTCCGCGACATCGGCGTCTGCCGCGTCTGCGGCAGGCCGGGCGGATGCTCGCCTCGGCACCACGACCCCGCATTCGCATTCGGGGCCGGTTTCGTCGTAG